The following proteins are co-located in the Pseudomonadota bacterium genome:
- a CDS encoding MBL fold metallo-hydrolase has translation MAKIHEGVYFIQGRDDMIPDSHTYVIGDPSSNDLSVIDVGLTGKGSYKIQSIQKAGIELSAIKRIIMTHTHLDHIGCIAEIKNQVPWAELWVHRSEGELLEQGDDRAVYGMDDFKGMCIMQYGLKPDSFKMTVDRKLEGGEVLEIGNMVWEIIYIPGHSMGGIALYNPALEILIPGDVIYADHAIGRFDLFGADANELKKSLNRLAELKIDILLPGHNSIVKDLPGDYVKQVAKMWEPYLG, from the coding sequence ATGGCTAAAATACATGAAGGTGTTTATTTTATACAGGGAAGGGATGATATGATTCCTGATTCCCATACATACGTCATAGGCGACCCTTCATCGAATGACCTTTCTGTTATCGATGTTGGCCTGACAGGGAAGGGTAGTTACAAGATACAGTCTATCCAGAAGGCCGGGATTGAGCTGTCTGCAATAAAACGGATAATCATGACCCATACACATTTGGACCACATCGGCTGTATCGCCGAGATAAAAAATCAGGTTCCCTGGGCCGAGTTATGGGTGCACAGGTCAGAGGGTGAACTGCTGGAGCAGGGAGATGACCGTGCTGTATACGGTATGGATGATTTTAAAGGCATGTGTATCATGCAGTATGGTTTAAAACCCGATTCATTTAAAATGACAGTCGACCGGAAGCTCGAAGGCGGAGAAGTGTTGGAAATAGGTAATATGGTATGGGAGATTATTTATATCCCTGGTCATTCCATGGGAGGTATAGCCCTTTACAATCCTGCCCTTGAGATCCTTATTCCCGGAGATGTCATTTATGCAGATCACGCCATTGGCCGCTTTGATCTTTTTGGCGCCGACGCAAATGAGCTCAAGAAATCGCTCAACCGTCTGGCTGAACTAAAAATCGATATCCTCCTGCCGGGACATAACAGTATCGTGAAAGACCTCCCCGGAGACTATGTTAAGCAGGTTGCGAAGATGTGGGAACCGTATCTGGGGTAG
- a CDS encoding transcriptional coactivator p15/PC4 family protein: MQIGEIDKGKDKIIVTVKEFKGKQYIDIRTFFENDDGEWIPTKKGISFTPENLDEAIKLLQKARKNVAGKEE, encoded by the coding sequence ATGCAGATCGGAGAAATAGATAAGGGGAAAGACAAAATCATTGTAACTGTGAAAGAGTTTAAGGGCAAGCAGTATATCGACATAAGAACATTCTTTGAAAACGATGATGGAGAATGGATACCTACTAAAAAGGGCATCTCTTTTACTCCGGAAAATCTCGATGAAGCAATCAAACTCCTGCAGAAGGCAAGAAAGAACGTCGCGGGAAAAGAAGAATAG
- a CDS encoding metallophosphoesterase, which translates to MDIPSSDSETHITRLNDSPNPEPLFPEQRLINRRQLWANNRFRMEMENLKTRRYGNRGRHHWYELLFMMKTLGLVLHLTHLHRKGVRNAENIILREIPLYFANLPHAFEGFTILHLSDLHLDGMKGIEDRILRVLENRTVDLCVLTGDYRTKLHGLHKHIIQSLEYLIKHIHSKHGFIGILGNHDGCHMLNPMEQIGITMLVNAACFVYQGNDRIRIIGTDDVHYYYTDQALHALEHADNEFSIALIHSPELYDVAAEMGVDLYLCGHTHAGQICLPGGRAILVHLNRGRKYYHGHWNHLEMQGITHAGTGTSGIPVRFNTRGEVLIHHLHRQPAP; encoded by the coding sequence ATGGATATTCCATCGTCAGATTCAGAAACCCATATAACCCGTTTAAACGATTCCCCTAATCCTGAACCTCTATTCCCTGAACAAAGATTGATCAACCGGAGACAACTCTGGGCCAACAATCGTTTCCGCATGGAAATGGAAAATCTGAAAACCAGACGGTATGGGAACAGAGGACGTCATCACTGGTATGAATTGCTCTTCATGATGAAAACCCTTGGATTGGTACTGCACCTCACGCACCTGCATCGAAAAGGGGTGCGTAACGCAGAAAATATTATACTGAGGGAGATACCTCTGTACTTTGCCAATTTACCGCATGCATTTGAGGGATTTACAATTCTTCACCTCTCGGACTTACATTTGGATGGGATGAAGGGCATAGAGGATCGAATCCTGCGTGTTCTGGAAAACAGAACCGTAGATTTATGCGTGCTGACAGGAGATTACAGAACAAAATTGCATGGACTCCACAAACACATCATCCAGAGTCTTGAATATCTGATCAAACACATCCACAGCAAGCATGGGTTCATTGGCATTTTGGGCAATCACGATGGATGTCACATGCTCAATCCCATGGAGCAAATCGGGATTACCATGCTGGTTAATGCAGCCTGTTTTGTTTATCAGGGTAATGACCGAATCAGGATTATCGGCACCGATGATGTACATTACTATTACACTGATCAAGCACTGCATGCACTGGAACACGCCGATAACGAGTTTTCTATCGCGCTGATCCATTCTCCCGAACTGTATGATGTCGCTGCAGAGATGGGAGTGGATTTGTATCTATGCGGTCATACCCATGCCGGTCAAATATGTCTACCCGGCGGGAGGGCTATTCTTGTCCATCTGAATCGCGGACGAAAATATTACCATGGACATTGGAATCATCTGGAGATGCAGGGCATAACCCATGCCGGGACTGGAACTTCGGGAATTCCGGTCCGATTCAACACCCGGGGGGAAGTGTTGATTCATCATTTACATAGACAACCCGCACCCTGA
- a CDS encoding ABC transporter transmembrane domain-containing protein, which yields MNKFLGRAFVYLRPYKWQTTLLLLGMIASLVYDTMLPFSFKFLIDDAIEPRNYRLLILILVALAAGGILVSVIGVGRDYLYARLSADVLKDLRLQIFSHLQNLPIEFYSRKRPGDITANFSTDLASVENAVVTALPTGMMSLIGLVFSTVLLFILQWKLALLAMLGLPVCLIGPRLIRKKAADANDRYKNAQAEILNTVEESIGAQTVIKAFNLKHLLVNQFRGQVSGLSRIAVRANFLSFMMERTPGIGILVFHIIVICAGTVLAFQGLLSIGALVSFNAIFVIVSKSVYDVTSILPQLMHAAAGMERIDRLLREEAFIQDEPNAPALPRLAREIAFRDVNFGYMPEQPILKNVSILIHRGSSVAFVGSSGSGKSTAVNLLMRFYDPCSGVITFDGIDIREVTQNSLRARMGVVLQENFLFNTSIRENIKYGNPDAGDAGIEASTRDAEIHDMVANMPGGYGTPVGERGSRLSGGQRQRVAIARILIRNPEILVLDEATSALDPAAESAINATLRRIGRDRTVISVTHRLSSITHVDRIYVFDSGRIVEQGRHDELLNQKGYYNALWQKQSGFLLSGDGEAAEVTAERLKMIPILEGLDDELLKDISRLFVTERYPPGRVVVHEGDPGDKFYIIVRGRVEVTKNGIGSGAQVVNVLEDGDHFGEIALLKSIPRIATVATTVSTVFLTLQRDLFLSLMGKAPHLRHILEEQAARYIQQGQDNRP from the coding sequence ATGAATAAATTCCTGGGGCGTGCGTTTGTCTATTTGCGTCCCTACAAATGGCAGACAACCCTATTGCTTCTGGGTATGATTGCGAGCCTCGTATATGATACTATGTTACCTTTCAGTTTCAAGTTTCTCATCGATGACGCTATTGAACCCCGTAATTACAGGCTTTTGATACTGATTCTGGTCGCGCTGGCCGCCGGAGGCATACTGGTTTCGGTCATTGGCGTGGGCCGGGACTATCTATATGCGCGACTCAGCGCAGATGTGTTAAAGGACCTGCGGCTTCAGATCTTTAGTCACCTTCAGAACCTGCCGATAGAATTCTATAGCCGCAAACGTCCGGGTGATATCACCGCAAATTTCTCCACCGACCTGGCCTCTGTTGAAAACGCTGTAGTCACCGCACTCCCCACGGGGATGATGTCTCTTATCGGCCTTGTATTCAGCACAGTCCTGCTGTTTATCCTTCAATGGAAACTGGCGTTACTGGCTATGCTGGGTTTACCTGTTTGCTTAATCGGCCCCAGGCTCATCAGGAAGAAAGCTGCCGACGCCAATGACCGATACAAGAATGCGCAGGCGGAAATCCTGAACACGGTGGAAGAAAGCATAGGCGCCCAGACAGTTATCAAGGCCTTCAATCTAAAGCATTTACTTGTGAATCAGTTTCGAGGCCAGGTTTCCGGCCTTTCCCGTATAGCGGTTCGTGCCAACTTTCTCAGCTTCATGATGGAAAGAACCCCTGGTATCGGGATTCTGGTTTTTCACATCATCGTGATTTGTGCCGGTACCGTGCTTGCCTTTCAGGGTTTATTATCAATCGGAGCCCTGGTCTCTTTCAATGCAATCTTTGTCATTGTCAGTAAGTCCGTATATGATGTGACATCCATCCTGCCGCAACTTATGCACGCCGCAGCGGGTATGGAACGGATTGATCGGCTTCTCCGGGAAGAAGCATTTATTCAGGATGAACCCAACGCCCCTGCGCTGCCCCGTCTTGCTCGAGAAATTGCTTTCAGGGATGTGAATTTTGGATATATGCCGGAACAACCCATTTTGAAAAATGTCAGTATTCTGATCCATCGAGGAAGCTCGGTCGCCTTCGTAGGCTCCAGCGGGTCCGGTAAGAGTACGGCCGTTAATCTGCTGATGAGATTTTATGACCCGTGCAGCGGGGTAATAACCTTTGACGGGATTGATATCCGCGAAGTGACACAGAATTCACTGCGTGCCCGGATGGGTGTTGTCCTGCAGGAGAACTTTCTTTTTAATACTTCAATTCGGGAAAATATCAAATATGGAAATCCGGACGCCGGCGACGCCGGCATTGAGGCCTCAACCAGGGATGCTGAGATTCATGATATGGTCGCCAACATGCCTGGCGGTTACGGTACGCCGGTTGGCGAGCGGGGCAGCAGGCTGTCCGGGGGGCAGCGGCAACGGGTCGCTATTGCCCGGATACTGATCCGCAATCCGGAGATCCTGGTCCTGGACGAAGCCACATCGGCTCTGGACCCTGCCGCCGAGTCTGCAATCAATGCCACATTGCGCCGCATCGGTCGTGATCGCACGGTTATTTCCGTTACCCACCGTCTTTCGTCCATCACGCACGTGGACCGGATTTACGTCTTTGATAGTGGACGCATTGTAGAACAGGGAAGGCACGATGAACTGCTCAATCAGAAAGGCTATTACAATGCCCTTTGGCAGAAGCAAAGCGGGTTTCTCTTGAGCGGCGACGGCGAAGCGGCTGAAGTCACAGCGGAAAGGCTTAAGATGATACCGATTCTTGAGGGCCTTGACGATGAACTGCTGAAGGATATATCCAGATTGTTTGTTACCGAGCGTTATCCCCCCGGACGTGTCGTCGTACACGAAGGCGACCCGGGCGACAAGTTCTACATCATCGTACGGGGACGGGTGGAAGTCACAAAAAACGGAATTGGCAGTGGTGCGCAGGTGGTGAATGTTCTGGAAGACGGTGATCATTTCGGAGAGATTGCCCTGCTGAAGAGCATACCCCGGATTGCAACTGTTGCCACGACAGTCTCAACAGTCTTCCTGACCCTGCAGCGGGATTTGTTCCTGTCGTTGATGGGCAAAGCCCCGCACCTGCGCCATATACTGGAAGAACAGGCTGCCAGGTATATTCAGCAAGGGCAGGACAATCGCCCCTGA
- a CDS encoding P-II family nitrogen regulator, giving the protein MKLIIAIIKPDRLEAVKQELYRADVNLITVNEVLGHGRQMGVTEVYRGVKEMGNLLRKIRLEIAVNEDFAEPTINAIIKGAQTGEVGDGKIFILDLVECVRIRTEERGGAAIG; this is encoded by the coding sequence ATGAAACTTATTATAGCGATCATAAAACCTGACAGACTGGAAGCCGTGAAGCAGGAACTTTATAGGGCAGATGTAAACCTTATCACAGTCAATGAAGTATTGGGCCACGGCCGCCAGATGGGAGTAACAGAGGTATACCGCGGCGTAAAAGAGATGGGCAACCTCCTGAGAAAGATACGTCTGGAGATTGCCGTCAATGAAGATTTCGCAGAACCCACAATCAACGCCATCATCAAAGGCGCCCAGACCGGAGAGGTGGGCGACGGGAAGATATTCATCCTGGACCTCGTGGAGTGTGTCCGCATTCGAACGGAAGAGCGGGGAGGAGCAGCGATCGGCTGA